Part of the Cryptosporangium arvum DSM 44712 genome, GTCGGCGACGCCGGCGGAGAGGTCACCGAGCCGCTCGATCGTGCGCTGCTGGCGTCGCTCGACGTGGTGGTGGCCGAGTGCACGGCGGCACTCGACGCGTTCGACTACACGACCGCGCTGGTCAAGGCCGAGCGGTTCTTCTGGCTCTTCTGCGACGACTACCTGGAGCTGGTGAAGGCCCGCGCCTACGAGGGCGGAGCGTCGGCCGCGGCGACGCTGCGGCAGGCGCTCGACGTCCTCGTCCGGCTGCTCGCGCCGTTCCTCCCGTTCGTCACCGAGGAGGTCTGGTCGTGGGCCCACGAGGGGTCGGTGCACCGCGCCCCGTGGCCCTCGGCGTCGGGCACCGACGGCGACCCCGTGCTGCTGGCCACCGCGTCCGCGACGATCGCCGCCGTCCGGAAGGCCAAGTCCGCGGCGCGGCTGTCGCCCCGCGCGGAGGTCGCGCGGATCACGGTGACCGGTCCGTCCGAGGCCGCGTTCCGGGCCGTGGCCGACGACGTGCGCGCCGCCGCTCACGCCGCCGAGTTGAGCTTCACCGGGTCCGACGAGATCGTGGCCACCGTCGAGGCCTGAGGACGCCGGTACCCCGTCCGCCGGAACGCGACGGACGGGGTGCCGCACGAAGTTCCCGGACGCGGTGTAATCTGAGGCTGTCGCCACTGCGCTGTCGTCGCCTTTCGCCGCGGGGAACGTTGCCCGCCGCCAGACCCATCGCACCCGTGAGACGCCTGCCGAGGCCTGAACCACGCCGTAGCCGCAGGTCGTCACCGCCCGGGAGCGCCAGGCTCGTGCCGCGCCGCAACGACACCCCGCCGCGGCGAATCCGCCCGGCAGTCGAAGGAGGATTCTGTGGCTCGACCTGGCCAGCGCCGTACGGGCGCTCGCCGACCTGCTCCGCGTAACCAGCGGGCTCGTCGTCCCGGTGACGTGATCGCGTTGCTCGCCGGCACCGCCCGCGAAGTCGAGGCGGCCGCTCAGCGTGGGCGTGTGACGCCCGCCGTCCGTACCAAGTTCCACGCCGTCGCGCTGCTGCTGCGCGACGAGCGGGCCCGCCTGCGCGCCGAGGCCAACGGCGCCGAGCAGCTCAAACGCCTCGACGGCATCGCCCAGATCCTGGCGACGACCGCCGTGCGCGACACCGAACTCATGGCGCTGCTCGCCGAGGACGCGGTGGTCTCCGACGCCACCCGGTCGCTCAAGCGCGAGATGCTGCGCACCGTCGGCATCGAGCCGGCGCCCGAGGAGGCCCCGCCGCCCCCGCCGGTGGCCACGACGCCGGAGCGCCGGGTCGTACCGCAGTCGGTGGTCACCCGGCAGCTGGCCAACCCGTTCCTGGCCCCCGACTTCGACGCGTACGCGCAGCGGCCGGCCACCCGCTCCCGCCGGCTGACCAGCTGGGAGCTGATCAGCCCGCTGCTCAACTCGTTCGAGCGCGCCGGGAGCGGCGACTCCGCCTGCATGGCGCTGCCCGCCCCGTGGGAGCTGCGCCGCACCAGCGGCAAGGAGCTGATGGCGCACCAGGCCCGCCTGGTCGCCGCGGCCGCCGACGGGCACCGCACGTTCCTGCTCGCCGACGAGCCCGGCCTGGGCAAGACGGCGCAGGCCCTGCTCGCCGCCGAGGCCGCGGACGCCTACCCGCTGCTCGTCGTCGTGCCGAACGTCGTCAAGATCAACTGGGCCCGGGAAGCCGGCCTGTGGACGCCGCACCGCCCGGCCACCGTCGTGCAGGGAGACGGCGACAACATCGACGGCTTCGCCGACATCGTCGTCATCAACTACGAGGTGCTCGACCGCCACGTCGGCTGGCTCGGCAACTTCGGGTTCCGCGGCATGGTCGTCGACGAAGCGCACTTCATCAAGAACAAGACCTCGCAGCGCTCCCAGCACGTGCTCCAGATCGCCGACCGCATCCGCTCGCGCAACCCGCGGCCGCTGCTGATGGCCCTCACCGGCACCCCGCTGATCAACGACATCGACGACTTCCGCGCGATCTGGCAGTTCCTCGGCTGGATCGACGACTCCAAGCCGCTCGGCGACCTGATGAACGCGCTGGAGGACACCGGCCTGACCCCGGCCGACCCCGGCTTCTACGCCGCCGCCCGCCAGTGCGTGATCGACCAGGGCATCGTGCGGCGGCGCAAGGTCGACGTCGCCGCCGACATCCCGGGCCGGCGCGTCGCCGACCTGCCGGTGGAGCTGGACGGACCGGCCGGCCGGTCGATCCGCGCGGCCGAGAAGGACCTGGCCCGCCGGATGGTGGAGCAGTACGAGCGCGCCCGCACGTCCGACGGCATCGATCCCGAACTCGTGCGCCGCATCGCCAAGGCCGAGCTCAAGGACGCCGCCAAGACGACCGGCGAGAACGTGTTCAGCATGATGCGCCGCATCGGTCAGGCCAAGAGCGGGCTCGCCGCCGACTACGCGGTCCAGCTGGCCCGCAGCGCCGGCAAGGTGGTGTTCTTCGCCAAGCACGTCGACGTGATGGACGCGGCCGAAGCGCTCTTCGAGAAGCAGGGCGTGCGGTTCGCGTCGATCCGCGGTGATCAGACGCCACGCGCCCGGCAGAAGAACATCGACGCGTTCGTCGACGACCCTGACGTCGCGATCGCGGTGTGCTCGCTGACCGCCGCGGGCGTCGGGCTGAACCTGCAGGTCGCGTCGAACATCGTGCTCGCCGAGCTGTCCTGGACCGACGCCGAGCAGACGCAGGCCATCGACCGCAGCCACCGCATCGGCCAGACCGAGCCGGTCACCGCGTGGCGCATCATCGCCGCGCAGACCATCGACGCGCGCATCGCCGAGCTGATCGACAGCAAGGCCGGGCTGGCGGCCCGGGCGCTCGACGGTTCGGACGAGGAGGTCGTGCCCTCGGCCGACGTGCAGCTGGAGGCGCTCGTCGCGTTGCTGACGGACGCACTCACGTGAGTGAGCCCTTGGCCGACCAGGTGAAGACGCTGCTGGCCGCCCCGCGGCCGTGGAGCGTGACCCAGGTCGGCGAGGCCGTGCTCCGCCGCCCGGCGGAGCGCTACGACGGCCAGCTCCCCGACGACCTGCTCGCGCTGCTGCTCGACGCCATGCGCGAGCACCTGCCCGGCGTCGGCGTGGGCATCGCCGCGCCGCAGCTGGGGATACCGCTGGCGCTGGCCGTGATCGACGACCCGGCGCAGGTGTCGCCGGAGGTCGCGGCCGCGCGCGAGCGGGCACCGCGGGCGCCGCTCGACCTGATCAACCCGGTGGTGACGCCGGTGGGGGAGGAGCGGGTCGCGTTCTACGAGGGGTGCCTGAGCGTCCGCGGGCTGACCGCGGTGGTGTCCCGTTCCCGCCGGGTGGTGCTGACCGCGTCGGACCGGACCGGGGCCGGCTACTCGCAGGAGCTCACGGGCTGGGCGGCGCGGATCGCGCAGCACGAGACCGACCACCTGAACGGCGTCCTGTACCTCGACCGCGCCGAGCTGCGCTCGCTGTCGACGACCGCGGCGTACGAGGAACACTGGGCCGCGCCGACCCCGGCCCTCGCGGCGGCCGCGCTGGGGTTCTAGGAGCGCGACCAGCGGGAGTAGCGCGCGGGGATGAGGACCTGCTCGGCCGGGGCGAAACCGGCCGGCGCGCCCGCGCGGCGCCAGGTGTCGGGCGGATGACCGGCGGGCAGCCACTCGGTGCGCCAGATCCCCAGCGCGGTGTCCAGGTCCTCGAGGTCGTCGACCGCCGGCGCACGCAGGTGCTCGGCCCACAGGCTCACCCGCAGCTCGGTCACGGCCCGGCCCGTGGTGACGACGGCGCAGGTCAGCTCGCTGTCGGTGCCGACCATCGACCGGCTGAAGAAGTTCGCCGAACCGATGCTCGCGAAGACGTCGTCGATGAGCATGAGTTTGGTATGAACCGTCAGATCCCGGACGCGGTACATGACGACGTTCGTCCTCGCCGGGGGCGGGAGCCGCTTGATCATCCGCCGCAGGTCGCCGGTGATCACCGGGCGCACGGTGCTGTCGCCGCCGTCGGCCGGGTCGCGCCGGCCGGACCCGACCAGGATCACCTTGACGCCCCGCTCGGCCGCGGCACGCAGCTCGCCGTACAGCTCGTAGTGGCGGTTGCCGCCCGGCGACTCGTGGAAGTACTGGTCCTCCAGGTAGATGTAGCGCCGCGCCGCCCGGATCGCGGTGATCAGCGTCCCGTACACCTCGTAGGTGCCTTTGCGGACCACGGCCGGTGTCCGCATCCCGCGGCGGTACACCTTCCAGGGGGCGTAGGACCGCAGCACCCGTAAGGCGACGCCGGGCGCGTCCCGGGCCGGCTGCGCGGGCGGCGGCGGCACCGTGCGCGGCGCGTCGGCCGGGTTGAGCGCGGTCGCGCCGCCGCGCGGGTAGACGAACCAGCGCCGGGGGAGGAACCGCGGCGGGAGCTTGACCGCGTTCTCCCAGCGGGAGCGGAACACCTCCCAGACCCGCTGGGCGGCCGGCCCGCACAGCCGCGCGGCACCGTCGTGCCAGCCCCAGCGGTGGACCCCGAGACGCAGCCGGTCGTGCGGGGTGGTGTCCCAGCGGCTGGGCACCAGGTCGAGGCCGCCGACGAACGCGGTCAACGTCCGGTTGATCGAGAATACGATCAGCTTCTGGTGGTTGGACCCCAGCACCGGCCCGGACCAGTCCAGCAGGACGCGGTCGTGCAGCGGAGGCGTGGCGACCTCCCGCGTGGTGGGCAGCCACCCGCGCAGGGCCCTGGCCGCGACGACGTTGGCCCGGAACGGCCCGAACGGCAGCCAGGGGATTCCACCGGAGTACTCGG contains:
- a CDS encoding SNF2-related protein, producing MARPGQRRTGARRPAPRNQRARRPGDVIALLAGTAREVEAAAQRGRVTPAVRTKFHAVALLLRDERARLRAEANGAEQLKRLDGIAQILATTAVRDTELMALLAEDAVVSDATRSLKREMLRTVGIEPAPEEAPPPPPVATTPERRVVPQSVVTRQLANPFLAPDFDAYAQRPATRSRRLTSWELISPLLNSFERAGSGDSACMALPAPWELRRTSGKELMAHQARLVAAAADGHRTFLLADEPGLGKTAQALLAAEAADAYPLLVVVPNVVKINWAREAGLWTPHRPATVVQGDGDNIDGFADIVVINYEVLDRHVGWLGNFGFRGMVVDEAHFIKNKTSQRSQHVLQIADRIRSRNPRPLLMALTGTPLINDIDDFRAIWQFLGWIDDSKPLGDLMNALEDTGLTPADPGFYAAARQCVIDQGIVRRRKVDVAADIPGRRVADLPVELDGPAGRSIRAAEKDLARRMVEQYERARTSDGIDPELVRRIAKAELKDAAKTTGENVFSMMRRIGQAKSGLAADYAVQLARSAGKVVFFAKHVDVMDAAEALFEKQGVRFASIRGDQTPRARQKNIDAFVDDPDVAIAVCSLTAAGVGLNLQVASNIVLAELSWTDAEQTQAIDRSHRIGQTEPVTAWRIIAAQTIDARIAELIDSKAGLAARALDGSDEEVVPSADVQLEALVALLTDALT
- a CDS encoding peptide deformylase, whose product is MSEPLADQVKTLLAAPRPWSVTQVGEAVLRRPAERYDGQLPDDLLALLLDAMREHLPGVGVGIAAPQLGIPLALAVIDDPAQVSPEVAAARERAPRAPLDLINPVVTPVGEERVAFYEGCLSVRGLTAVVSRSRRVVLTASDRTGAGYSQELTGWAARIAQHETDHLNGVLYLDRAELRSLSTTAAYEEHWAAPTPALAAAALGF
- a CDS encoding phospholipase D-like domain-containing protein gives rise to the protein MSSDVDDSPVSAQALAARFFPPSTEACPTLVEDSHWQPIVDGVAYFQELTRLLEQVGPGDAVYIASYQADPDLDLGRPLKDLLAEKVADGADVRVVLSAAEYSGGIPWLPFGPFRANVVAARALRGWLPTTREVATPPLHDRVLLDWSGPVLGSNHQKLIVFSINRTLTAFVGGLDLVPSRWDTTPHDRLRLGVHRWGWHDGAARLCGPAAQRVWEVFRSRWENAVKLPPRFLPRRWFVYPRGGATALNPADAPRTVPPPPAQPARDAPGVALRVLRSYAPWKVYRRGMRTPAVVRKGTYEVYGTLITAIRAARRYIYLEDQYFHESPGGNRHYELYGELRAAAERGVKVILVGSGRRDPADGGDSTVRPVITGDLRRMIKRLPPPARTNVVMYRVRDLTVHTKLMLIDDVFASIGSANFFSRSMVGTDSELTCAVVTTGRAVTELRVSLWAEHLRAPAVDDLEDLDTALGIWRTEWLPAGHPPDTWRRAGAPAGFAPAEQVLIPARYSRWSRS